The Commensalibacter nepenthis genome has a window encoding:
- a CDS encoding OprO/OprP family phosphate-selective porin codes for MSKYYYGYKNTIALLLIGGGVTCLHDSGYSATPQTNISHSTMDATDQAKALSHLQKVDIGQGWIACEKTVSSCSPWNAVKVINIDPYQDIHYQIGKLSVTFSKGRPTFSVNKNELVISLGGMFQYDVGAFVGANPKGNGPSMNSIRSHLRRGRFIVSAKYKDFVVTVTPDLGTSGTQNDSLFEASLRYQGFRHTSIDIGLLQPRVTMEDAEGSNFFEFVERPMVIDLVRNIASANARLSFGGTHWEKRYIVAAYVTGPRYGPFKNFQNNQIGGVFRLAGRPVITNDIDLHVGVSGSFAFHGENRQYSMNTGQEAQIWLTRPYIKTRTMDGVNSIWSVGPQIALRYKRFLLMSEYYSIHIQRSAVNGQNAPNLNFPGWYVSANYTLFGQPRLYEAQRGVFITPIGPTFNPAAGYWGALEWSARWSVMDLNSHKFWYGSNNKLFGVNGGKQTVWSTGFNWYPSSQVKIMLDYNHIQASSSLKNEYNPRGRNSNLVISRLQYNF; via the coding sequence ATGAGTAAATATTATTATGGATATAAAAACACCATAGCGCTACTTTTAATTGGTGGTGGTGTAACGTGTTTGCACGATTCTGGGTACAGTGCGACCCCGCAAACGAATATTTCTCATAGTACGATGGATGCAACCGACCAAGCAAAAGCCTTGTCTCATTTGCAAAAGGTGGATATTGGACAAGGATGGATTGCGTGTGAAAAGACAGTTTCATCATGTTCCCCGTGGAACGCGGTGAAAGTGATCAATATTGATCCATACCAAGATATTCACTATCAAATAGGTAAATTATCAGTTACTTTTTCCAAGGGACGACCAACCTTTTCTGTGAATAAAAATGAGCTGGTTATTTCTTTGGGGGGAATGTTTCAATATGATGTGGGTGCTTTTGTTGGCGCTAATCCCAAAGGAAATGGTCCGTCAATGAATAGCATCCGCAGTCATCTTAGGCGTGGACGTTTTATTGTCAGTGCAAAATACAAAGATTTCGTTGTAACCGTGACCCCTGATCTGGGAACCTCTGGCACACAAAATGATTCTCTGTTTGAGGCGTCCTTAAGATACCAAGGATTTCGTCATACCTCCATTGATATTGGGTTATTACAACCTCGTGTTACGATGGAAGATGCCGAGGGGTCTAATTTCTTTGAGTTTGTTGAACGCCCCATGGTAATTGATTTGGTTCGTAATATCGCTTCGGCAAATGCACGTCTATCTTTTGGGGGAACGCATTGGGAAAAAAGATATATTGTCGCAGCTTATGTAACAGGACCACGTTATGGACCCTTTAAAAATTTCCAAAATAATCAAATTGGTGGTGTATTTAGGCTGGCAGGACGACCCGTTATCACCAATGATATAGATTTACATGTAGGCGTTTCTGGATCTTTTGCGTTTCACGGGGAAAATCGACAATATTCGATGAATACAGGGCAAGAGGCACAGATATGGCTTACGCGTCCTTACATAAAGACCAGAACGATGGATGGGGTGAATAGTATTTGGAGCGTTGGTCCCCAAATCGCCTTGCGGTACAAGCGGTTTTTATTAATGTCCGAATATTATTCTATCCATATACAAAGATCAGCAGTAAATGGTCAAAATGCTCCAAATTTGAATTTTCCTGGATGGTATGTCAGTGCCAATTACACGTTATTTGGGCAACCTCGGCTTTACGAAGCACAAAGAGGTGTATTTATCACGCCAATAGGTCCCACTTTTAACCCAGCAGCAGGATATTGGGGGGCTTTGGAGTGGTCTGCACGTTGGAGTGTGATGGATTTAAATAGCCATAAATTTTGGTATGGCTCTAACAATAAATTATTTGGTGTCAATGGTGGCAAACAGACCGTATGGTCGACGGGGTTCAATTGGTATCCATCTTCTCAGGTAAAAATAATGTTAGATTATAATCATATTCAAGCGTCATCTTCGTTAAAAAATGAGTATAACCCCAGAGGGCGCAACAGTAATCTCGTTATTTCAAGGCTACAATATAATTTTTAA
- a CDS encoding ABC transporter ATP-binding protein gives MSNPSPTIHIRDLTLNYRNEPIFSRLNTSFQGGAFNILLGASGVGKSSLLKMIAGLLPITKGKITCEPLTSLNSQISYMAQQDLLMPWATIIKNVMLGSKLRNEKPDKNKALHILEQVGLTKAVHQYPSQLSGGMRQRAALARTLYENRSIILMDEPFSALDSVTRSKMQDYTAQLLQGKTVILITHDPFEACRLGENIQILVGNPAQIHYIPSIEGAIPRHPDNLHVQQAQANLLAFLIEKSAL, from the coding sequence GTGTCAAACCCATCGCCAACCATTCATATTCGTGACTTAACACTCAATTATCGCAACGAACCGATATTTTCCAGATTAAATACATCGTTTCAAGGAGGTGCGTTCAATATTCTCCTTGGTGCAAGTGGTGTAGGGAAAAGTAGTTTATTAAAAATGATTGCTGGTCTATTACCAATCACCAAAGGTAAGATTACTTGCGAGCCATTAACCTCGTTAAATTCACAAATTAGCTATATGGCACAACAAGATTTGCTGATGCCTTGGGCTACGATCATAAAAAATGTAATGTTAGGCAGCAAATTACGCAATGAAAAACCAGATAAAAACAAAGCACTACATATTTTAGAACAAGTAGGGTTAACCAAAGCAGTCCATCAATATCCTTCTCAACTATCTGGGGGAATGCGCCAACGTGCTGCCCTTGCCAGAACTTTATACGAAAATCGTTCCATTATACTAATGGATGAACCGTTTTCAGCATTGGACAGTGTCACCCGTAGTAAAATGCAGGATTATACAGCACAATTACTACAAGGAAAAACAGTCATCTTAATTACACATGACCCTTTTGAAGCCTGTCGATTGGGTGAAAATATCCAAATCCTCGTTGGCAATCCTGCACAAATTCATTATATACCATCTATTGAAGGGGCTATCCCTCGTCATCCAGATAATTTACATGTGCAACAAGCCCAAGCCAATTTACTCGCTTTCCTAATAGAAAAAAGCGCACTATAA
- a CDS encoding glycosyltransferase gives MSDLIKQPLITAYENRWCLVLFKVLHKENKQLPYVISIHHHDSQEWEETHYLQHYFCFLQHWIMGIIYIPKHSDKVKISSLQSKQNISTKIVVTIIPLSRLLAGSLLAFSNPKKILKTLIGSPIHLKKRLRTAIQHHYNHSKINLSYKDWCDLYDCWGDKEKETLYQSPFYKEWPVIHSIIYNADDHHNSQTNISLNQQWTTPKKATHSYVAILQNGEVLSDHALAIFADQAARANFPQALYADSDMFDQHHHRASPLFKPNIGYLTLISGILTQDIWLFRQDIFESFQQNYPIHYYSAYTHRLALALYLWKKRSSIHHVPFILSHRHIVPDSQAIQEMQQSVRNDISSRQWTGHVKDNIFPLKINLLSNHHPVSLIIPTTISSKIIRNSILSILNETNYPNFELILVISQPTFLTRAQLHYLRPLLKHTNLRVVWLKTNQFNFSQSCNFGIQHTKHNFFAIVNDDIRPKTAQWLNSMMGHMQDQDVGAVGAKLYYPNGQIQHAGIIMGAANLCEHAGRFQHSNRFTLTHDHDVSAVTGACMLIRKTAYDQVQGFDEEYEIAYNDIDFCLKLQKATYRIIQCQQAELIHYESLSLGNHYTGQRAGKERQEILSIRNKWKSICNYDPFYNPNLSLQRGMDEELAFPPRITRPFATSSSNKSLPCQTHRQPFIFVT, from the coding sequence ATGTCCGATCTTATTAAACAACCTTTAATCACAGCGTATGAAAACCGATGGTGCTTAGTGCTTTTTAAAGTGCTTCATAAGGAGAATAAACAGCTTCCCTATGTGATTTCTATCCATCACCATGACAGCCAAGAATGGGAAGAAACGCATTATTTGCAACATTACTTCTGTTTTCTACAACATTGGATAATGGGGATTATATATATACCGAAACATAGTGACAAAGTGAAAATAAGTTCTCTTCAAAGCAAACAGAATATTTCTACGAAGATTGTCGTTACAATTATTCCTTTATCCCGATTGCTTGCAGGTAGCTTGCTGGCGTTCAGCAATCCAAAAAAAATCTTAAAAACACTGATTGGATCCCCTATTCATCTTAAAAAACGGTTACGCACCGCCATTCAACATCACTATAACCACTCAAAAATTAATTTATCCTATAAGGATTGGTGTGATTTATATGATTGTTGGGGAGATAAAGAAAAGGAAACTTTATATCAAAGTCCGTTTTATAAAGAATGGCCTGTTATTCATTCAATAATATATAATGCTGACGATCATCATAACTCACAAACAAATATATCTTTAAACCAACAATGGACGACACCAAAGAAAGCAACGCATTCTTACGTTGCTATTTTACAAAATGGTGAGGTCTTGTCAGATCATGCTTTGGCTATTTTCGCCGATCAAGCTGCACGAGCAAATTTTCCACAAGCACTTTATGCAGATTCTGATATGTTCGATCAACATCACCACAGGGCAAGTCCGCTCTTTAAACCCAATATTGGATATTTAACCTTGATATCAGGTATCCTTACCCAAGATATTTGGTTGTTTCGTCAAGATATTTTTGAGTCTTTTCAACAAAACTATCCAATCCATTATTATTCTGCCTATACACATCGTCTTGCCTTGGCGTTGTATCTTTGGAAGAAACGATCTTCGATCCATCATGTGCCTTTTATCCTAAGCCATCGCCATATTGTTCCTGATTCACAAGCGATCCAAGAGATGCAACAGAGTGTTAGAAACGATATCTCATCTCGGCAATGGACGGGACACGTAAAAGACAATATTTTTCCTTTGAAAATAAATTTATTATCAAACCATCATCCTGTCAGCTTGATTATTCCAACAACAATTTCATCCAAAATAATTCGCAATTCAATTTTAAGTATTCTCAATGAAACGAATTATCCGAATTTTGAACTTATATTAGTGATTTCACAACCAACTTTTTTAACTCGTGCACAGCTTCATTATTTACGCCCATTACTGAAACATACAAACTTACGCGTGGTCTGGTTAAAAACAAATCAGTTTAATTTTTCACAAAGCTGTAATTTTGGCATTCAGCACACAAAACATAATTTTTTCGCCATCGTAAATGACGATATTCGCCCTAAAACTGCACAATGGCTGAATTCCATGATGGGACATATGCAAGATCAAGATGTAGGTGCTGTTGGGGCAAAACTCTATTATCCGAATGGGCAAATCCAACATGCTGGAATCATTATGGGAGCCGCTAATTTATGCGAACATGCAGGGCGTTTTCAGCACTCTAATCGGTTTACGTTAACTCATGACCATGATGTGTCCGCCGTTACAGGAGCTTGCATGTTAATTCGTAAAACAGCGTATGACCAAGTACAAGGATTTGATGAAGAGTATGAAATTGCTTATAATGATATAGATTTTTGCTTAAAATTACAAAAAGCAACCTATCGCATAATTCAGTGCCAACAGGCTGAACTTATTCACTATGAATCTCTTTCTTTGGGCAATCATTATACAGGTCAACGCGCTGGCAAAGAACGGCAAGAAATCCTCTCAATTCGTAATAAATGGAAATCTATATGCAATTATGATCCTTTTTATAACCCCAATCTTTCTTTACAACGGGGAATGGACGAAGAACTTGCTTTTCCTCCACGCATTACCCGTCCCTTTGCAACCTCTTCTTCAAACAAGTCATTGCCGTGTCAAACCCATCGCCAACCATTCATATTCGTGACTTAA
- a CDS encoding OprO/OprP family phosphate-selective porin produces MCINKINYSKINSFIVPYSIVFSVAVCFTSFSSVSGAASTKTITQSEQMPDDKQLAKLGEQKTDFGQGWYICSETEKTCTMWNAIKIVNVDPYKNIKYRIGSLNLTFPKGRPTLTSQDKRLKITLGMIINYDIGGFIGPDNKYGQDVSGSRGYIRRGRFSLGVQYDDFLLTVSPDFGEFFRDTYNLYEANLAYKGFKNTIISIGLFQPRSSMEDAESSTGYEFMERPAIVDVVRNIAGGEPRLSFGAQHFGKRYLISAYVTGQRLGKAFQQNFQNNQIGGVFRAAVHPLSTRDLDLHVGLSSSFALHGDNKKYGISARQDAQLWLSKQYIRTGTLNGVDNVWAIGPEVAFRWKRLVLQSEFYNVHLGRNSSQAEYRPNFNFKGWYILSSYTIFGQPRSYNNARAIFNPPTGSYFNPAAGQWGALEWGTRFSQMDLDDRVHSYSSTGKFQGVQGGKQTIITTGFNWYPSTHMRIMLEYHHVHATGSKGNKYNLYGRSSDFITSRLQFTF; encoded by the coding sequence ATGTGTATAAATAAAATAAATTACAGCAAAATTAATAGCTTTATTGTACCATATAGCATTGTTTTCAGTGTTGCTGTGTGTTTTACAAGTTTTTCTTCAGTAAGTGGAGCCGCTAGCACGAAGACTATTACCCAATCAGAGCAAATGCCTGACGATAAACAGCTTGCAAAATTAGGCGAGCAAAAGACAGATTTTGGACAAGGGTGGTATATTTGTTCAGAAACTGAAAAAACTTGCACAATGTGGAATGCAATTAAAATTGTTAATGTCGACCCTTACAAGAACATTAAATATCGTATAGGCAGCTTAAATTTAACATTTCCAAAAGGTCGCCCAACTTTAACATCCCAAGATAAACGTTTAAAAATCACTTTGGGGATGATTATTAACTATGATATTGGCGGGTTTATTGGTCCTGATAATAAATATGGACAAGATGTTTCAGGATCTCGGGGCTATATACGTCGTGGGCGTTTTAGTTTGGGCGTGCAATATGATGATTTTTTGTTAACTGTTAGTCCTGACTTTGGTGAGTTTTTTAGAGATACATATAATTTATATGAAGCGAACTTAGCATATAAAGGTTTTAAAAACACAATCATTAGCATTGGTTTATTCCAACCAAGATCGTCAATGGAGGATGCAGAGAGTTCAACTGGCTATGAATTCATGGAACGACCAGCCATTGTTGATGTGGTACGTAATATTGCTGGGGGTGAGCCAAGATTGTCTTTTGGTGCTCAACATTTTGGTAAAAGATATCTGATTAGTGCTTATGTTACGGGGCAACGATTAGGCAAAGCATTTCAACAAAATTTCCAAAATAATCAGATCGGTGGTGTTTTCAGAGCCGCTGTGCATCCTCTTTCTACACGTGATCTTGATTTACATGTCGGACTTTCAAGCTCTTTTGCTTTGCATGGCGATAATAAAAAATATGGAATAAGTGCCAGGCAAGATGCTCAATTATGGTTAAGTAAACAATATATTCGTACGGGTACATTAAACGGGGTTGATAATGTATGGGCGATTGGACCAGAAGTGGCATTTCGTTGGAAAAGACTTGTATTACAATCAGAATTTTATAATGTTCATTTAGGGCGTAATTCAAGCCAGGCAGAGTACAGACCGAATTTTAATTTCAAAGGATGGTATATTTTATCTTCTTATACTATTTTTGGTCAACCGCGTTCATACAATAACGCACGTGCTATTTTTAATCCGCCAACAGGGTCATATTTCAATCCAGCGGCAGGTCAATGGGGGGCTTTGGAATGGGGTACACGGTTCAGCCAAATGGATTTGGATGATCGTGTGCATAGTTACAGCTCAACAGGAAAGTTCCAAGGCGTTCAAGGGGGTAAGCAAACGATTATCACGACAGGATTTAATTGGTATCCATCAACACATATGCGTATCATGCTTGAATATCATCATGTGCATGCGACGGGATCTAAAGGAAATAAATATAATTTATATGGTCGCAGCAGCGATTTTATTACATCAAGATTACAATTTACGTTTTAA